DNA from bacterium:
CTCCCTGTAAAGCCCGGTGGTAATTTACTGTCTGGACGAATTCGGTGGTCCCGAGGTTTGTCTGGTCAAACAGCTCAAAGCCAATGCTCCCCTTTTGGAGCACCTTGTCAGAGGCCAGTTGCAGGCGAAGCTCATATACCCGCTCTTCCGGAACCATGATAGTGCTGCCGCCATTCTTGATCCGGTAGGGAACTTTGATTTCCTTGAGCATGGTCACGACAGCTCCGGCATCCTCCGGATCGAGGCGGGAGTAGAGTATCTGGTAGTTGGTACGGTTGGCCCAGCTCAGCAGGGCCACAACTCCCCCTGCCAGGATGGCCAATACCAGAACAAGAGCGATCTTTCGGTTCAGCGGAAGGCTCTGAAAAGTTTCGATGAATTTCTTTATGGACTCAAGAAGAGCTGGCATGAAATATTTTCCTGATATCCGGCCTTTAGTTAATAAATTTTGTCTTCTATTATACGCATATTTTACTTAATATTTACTATTTTTTGGTAAAAAGAAGTACGATTATTTCACTCTTGTCGAGACCGGGCTATTTCAAACAGGCTGGCTGGCAGACAATCAGACAGGCATTCTCATAATTTCCTGGTAAGCCTCCAGAACCTTGGAGCGAACCTGCATTAAAAGTTTTAACGATGTGTCCGCCTTCTCCCAGGAAATCATGACCTCGTGAAGGTCTTTGTTCTTATGAGTCATGAAGTCCTGCAGGTTCTGGTCCGCGGTTGACTGCAGATCATCGACTTTCTGGATCGCTTCCTTGATGACCTCACTGAATGAGGGCACATCATCCTTGGGAGGAGTTGCGGGCGGTGATGGCTGCTTGAATAGCACCGGTTTCAAATCAATGAGGCTGATCTGTTTCATTTCTGGTTTCCTCCTTTGAATTTCAGTGGTCAGTGGTCAGTGGTCAGTGGCCAGTGGCCAGTGAAAGGCAGGCACAGAGAACCCCAATGGCAGATGCCTCTGATCCTGCTGTTGCTTTTCTCTGTGTCTCTGTGTCTCAGTGGTGTCTTTTTCTTTTTTTCTGGCTCCTGACTTCTCTTTACCGGCCACTGACCACTGATCACTGACCACTCTCTCCTGACTCCTGTCTCCTGACTCCTGACTCCTCTTCTTTAAAATCGACAA
Protein-coding regions in this window:
- the fliE gene encoding flagellar hook-basal body complex protein FliE, producing the protein MKQISLIDLKPVLFKQPSPPATPPKDDVPSFSEVIKEAIQKVDDLQSTADQNLQDFMTHKNKDLHEVMISWEKADTSLKLLMQVRSKVLEAYQEIMRMPV